In Brassica napus cultivar Da-Ae chromosome C2, Da-Ae, whole genome shotgun sequence, the sequence atctaaaataattcaaaacaaataatGACGCTCATTTTAATGACGCTAACGCCACtaactaaaccataaatcttaaattctaaaccctaaactttaaatctaaatcctaaaccctaaattctaaactcaaactctaaaccctagacccaaatcctaaaccctaaacccaaaccgtaaactctaaaccaaaaCCCTACAccttaaactcaaaccctagatcctaaacccaaacctagactctaaacccaaatcttaaaccctaaaaaaacaACATCAACATTAACCCAAACCTTTAGGATATAGGATTTGGGTTCAGGGTTtacgatttgagtttaggggGTAGAGATTAGGTTTGGATATATGGTTTGAGTTTAGAGTCtatgatttgggtttaggatatagggtttgggtttacggtttacggtttgggtttaggatttgggtttaggatatagggtttgggtttagggtttacggtttgggtttagggtttaggatttgggtttagggtatagatttaaagtttagggtttagttagtgGCGTTAGTATCATTAAAATTGGcgtttttttcaattatttcagtttttttaaataaaattaatctatttttttattaatctatgtggcattttgattggtaataagaggagaggtgaatttaaaggttacCTAAGTCTTGTTCCTAATTAGGGCTggacaaataaaccgaacccgaaaacccgaaccgaatcatatccgataaaaatgaatctgaaccgatccgaacccggtATAAATatcgaatggatcttgttttatggtatttcggattatgggtattatccgaaccgaacccgaacctaaatgaatatccgatagaacccgaaacattcaaaattcccaaaaataacttgtaccaaacatgatcttaattcctaatatgtattcaaaatatattgaacatctaaaataattatctattatatgaaTTGATGGTTGAAGGTGGCAGTTAAAGGTtgaattttttagattttggttttgttttcattgaataatgttttttatttcatgagaacttggttttcgttttatgctttcatttatttggttttctttctatcaataactatgtttacctttcatttgattttgaatgatcacatttgatgttcctttctttttttgaactgattttatttatgttttggttacaaaataggtacaaataaagtattttaaaaccgaagaaccgagTTTACTTATTTTTTGGTTACGAAGTAGATATAAATCAGATACATTTAAACCtaagaaccgattgggacccgaacccgatagaacccgaaccggtcccaaaccgaattttcatataatccgaatggggctgattttgataaacccgaaaaaccgaaaccccaTTGGactaaaccgaaacccgattgggatcCCGAATGCCCATGCTATTCCTAATTTTCTATGTCACCATTTAGAGCCATATaaaatggtatattttaaaaaagttttgatATGACATTAAACACTGATTATTTGTAAATGTATATAACAAATACTACCTAAAacagtttaattaatgaaatcGATAGTACGCTCATAAAATGCTAACAATAACTCATTTCCAAAATAGTGTATTTGAAACGAAACGTTGCTTGCGAAACGGATCAAGTACTACACGTTCAAAGCTGTGAAAATTATTAAGACGGAGAACGTTCAAACCTTCGTGTATGAAACAAACAGAAAAGGTTTTAAAACGACTAGAGactagttttaaaaaaaactaatacgaCGATGGAACGGCAGGCTGAACCTGGAGGAGGTGGTGGAAGCAATCGGCTGCGGTCGGTCGGTTCTCTTGGTTCGGTTCCAAACACTTACCTTGAAGTTCTCTTAAcatctttggaacattactcacTCCACAAGTCTTTATCATATAACCTACTCCCCACACATCCACTTTCACCGCATGCAATCCTCTCTCCATCTCCGGCGCGTGTCTCCCacgctcctcctcctcttcctgtGCCGCAAGGCGGTGCGGGTTGAGCTGTGGGGACTCAGCCGCTTCTTCGAACCCGCAAACAAACCATTCGGCGTTCGATGTTGTCGTCGTCTCGCTTTTCATTACATTTTCCCATCCCATGTTACGATGCATGAACGAAAGGTCGTGAAGCGCAACAAGCGCTCTCGTCACACACATCAGAGACTCGATGAGCTGGTCAACATTTAGAGGTTTGACTCTGATTCCACGTGGCTTAACGCTCAACGAGAGATCCTTCTCGCTTGCCCTGTCCAAATGCTCCGCGTGTGGAACTCGTTGGTCGAGAAAGTCGTAGATTCCTTTCGCTACGTTCCAGTTTCTCTTGCTTGAGTAATACTTAGTCACCGTGTGAGGGGTCATCTCAGTCAATAAATCTCCATGATTGATTCTCTCGTAGTCGTTGTAACATAAACGACTCGCAGTGCACTGATCTGCAAGCAAAGGTAAAAGAGAAGCGAGACGGTAACAAGGAACCAATGCCTTGATTCGGTCCGATGGTGACGAGACATCAAATGAATAAAGATCAGTGCAGGTCACTCGATCATGCGAAGAGCGGCTCAAAGAGCAGAACGTTACGGTGAGCCCTTTTGCGTGATAACCAAGAATGTATGGAAGATCATTGTACGACCAAAGAATCTTTTCGACCAATAGAGAAGAAGGATCAGGTGCACCTTCTCGTACCTTATCAACCTCTTCTCCCCTCCATAAACCAAACCCTTTTACAAATCCCATCACGTTAGGCCACTGATCTTGGACGTTTTCAACACAAGAAGACGAATCCGGTTTACGCAAAACCACCATTTCACAAAACTTTGAAACCATTCGGTTAACGCAGTCTTCCCAAAGCGGTATCAGCGAGTCTTTGTTAAAGATCACGAAACCCTTATTTAAGGGGGACATTATGTGACCGAGGATATCATAtgtgattgctctacaatcaagtAGCTCCGTGGAGGAGGTGGAGAAGAAGAGCTCTTTTCCCAGTGGCAAGTCATTGTAAACGTCTAGTCGAAGAGGAAACCGGAGATTTTCCGGCGGTGGTTCTTGAAGATACCGTGCGAGCTCAGTTATGCTCGGAAGATTCCCCGCCGGCACCCGCAATTTACTCAAGCAGTGCTCTGATGGGTCTTGGAACTCCAACGTTGATATTGCTGTATATTAGCATTAGTTcataagttaataatataaattgaacTAGCTTTGGAGATATAAGGTTATAAACATATTTACATTTGTGAATGTGCTCGGAGAGTGGAAGCTGAGCCCTATCAAATGCCATATTCACTGAAGgagaaaaaacatataatacgaTAAGAACATTTAGTTTCTTCTAtatctttttttgtcaaaattgtttttctatatttttgtatatctaTTACCAAGGGTCAATTGACAAAAGGTGTCACATTAACTGAAAAATGCAAAACACCTAAATTAGCACAAGACTAGAGAATTGAATTCCTTTTCtactttaattttgtatatttatcaCTAATGGTTTATTTTTAGTGCATTTTCTCGctctataatattaaaatatatgtatttatcaaTTTTGCATTTTATTTTCGATACTAATCATTACTGGAATATCGTTAAGAATTCATCACTATATAAGATTCGAGGGGTTCGTTGCAATGTTCAccttactaatttaattgaacAAACTATGACTAAACGAATATGCATGCGGGTGTTACCTGAAAGTGGAGGAGCAGATGATGAAGTTGACTTTTGTCTCCCAAAGACTTTAAGATGTTGACCAGAAATGAATTTATCCAAAGAAAATCCTTTGAGAGGTCCATCTTCGAAAGATTCCATTGTAGAAGCCACCATGGAATCATCCAAGTAGGTGAGCTCATCTGCATTCAAGAAACTCGACCCACAAACCCTAATTCTCCCATAATCAACCTCTCCTTCTTCAGCCCACAAGTTAACCGATTCCTCCCAAGTTAACCGTATTTTCCCAACACGGCGAAGATCTTTtagagaggaagatgaagaagaagaaggaatccTCTCGCAAGAAGGATTATAGTACAATGATCTATTAGAGAATAAACCTGACCCTCTAGCAATGTTACTTGAATACGGATACTGAGGATGATCATCTCCAACTGTTGATAATGCTAATCTCTTCCCTCTTCCTACAATGTACATAATTAAGTTTGCTCAAACATTATagaaagaataacaaaaaaaaaaaaacataaccttAGACAATTTCATGCTCCTTCATCTCTAATCAATAGACCAGTAAACGAACATACAAAGCATAGACAatcattaaaaatacataatccaCAACCAAATTTGCAGTATTGAATAATGTGACTCCTATATAACAATGAACTCTTAGACAAGTCAATGAACAAAAACgttattgaaataaaaagttttttttaccgATGGAAGTGATAGGGTTATTATTAATATCATCATCTCTTGAAGTCATAACCGGTggatgaagaggaggaggaagcgTCTCAGCAGACGGAGGCGTTAAGGTAACATCCGCCGTAGCTCCGCCACTCACACTGCGGCTAATAGTCGGAGCTCTGACACGTGGACCAATGAAAAGAGCCAATTCATTGTACACTTCTTCGTCGAAAGACGCGGGAAGTTGATGTTGTTTCCTCTCGTAAGGAGAGAGCCTGAAGTAACTCTTACCGTACCTCTCTCTATCTGCTCCTTTCTCCCACTCGTTCACTTTCCTGAACTCACCAAGCATGTTGTCCCATTTTGTGCCAGCGACTTTCGAATCCCGGTTTACACCTTTCCGGTTTAGGTACTCGGCTACTTCCCTGTCTTTCTCAGCCCTTGTTTTCCCTCTTCCCTCGCCCGAcccggatccggatccagacCCGGTTCTCTGGTTTTGGTACTGGACTCTCCATGCTCTTGCTAGACATAGCATCTCGTTTGGTTTCCACACAGGGCTCACGTATTTCCCTTTTCTAAATTTATGTTGAAAGGACTCCGTTTCGGGTTGTTGTTTCTCGGTGTTTGTAGCTTCTTGAACCAGCGGTGAAGATCCGGCGGTTTCGGTAGAAG encodes:
- the LOC106379320 gene encoding uncharacterized protein LOC106379320, translating into MGETAKGDATKPSPNQISPPKDSSLDHQTLNPSLLHHQHQSFLSSPIFIPTVSSPGAPVIPKRPRFSSSGGLSPPQWRALPSPSTVPTASTISSLPSPSTAVIAASSTETAGSSPLVQEATNTEKQQPETESFQHKFRKGKYVSPVWKPNEMLCLARAWRVQYQNQRTGSGSGSGSGEGRGKTRAEKDREVAEYLNRKGVNRDSKVAGTKWDNMLGEFRKVNEWEKGADRERYGKSYFRLSPYERKQHQLPASFDEEVYNELALFIGPRVRAPTISRSVSGGATADVTLTPPSAETLPPPLHPPVMTSRDDDINNNPITSIGRGKRLALSTVGDDHPQYPYSSNIARGSGLFSNRSLYYNPSCERIPSSSSSSSLKDLRRVGKIRLTWEESVNLWAEEGEVDYGRIRVCGSSFLNADELTYLDDSMVASTMESFEDGPLKGFSLDKFISGQHLKVFGRQKSTSSSAPPLSVNMAFDRAQLPLSEHIHKSISTLEFQDPSEHCLSKLRVPAGNLPSITELARYLQEPPPENLRFPLRLDVYNDLPLGKELFFSTSSTELLDCRAITYDILGHIMSPLNKGFVIFNKDSLIPLWEDCVNRMVSKFCEMVVLRKPDSSSCVENVQDQWPNVMGFVKGFGLWRGEEVDKVREGAPDPSSLLVEKILWSYNDLPYILGYHAKGLTVTFCSLSRSSHDRVTCTDLYSFDVSSPSDRIKALVPCYRLASLLPLLADQCTASRLCYNDYERINHGDLLTEMTPHTVTKYYSSKRNWNVAKGIYDFLDQRVPHAEHLDRASEKDLSLSVKPRGIRVKPLNVDQLIESLMCVTRALVALHDLSFMHRNMGWENVMKSETTTTSNAEWFVCGFEEAAESPQLNPHRLAAQEEEEERGRHAPEMERGLHAVKVDVWGVGYMIKTCGVSNVPKMLRELQGKCLEPNQENRPTAADCFHHLLQVQPAVPSSY